The genomic segment TAATGATGATATTTCTATAATTCAAAAAATTATACATAAAAAGGCAAAAAAATATGGAAAAGATTTTTTTGCCGAAGCTTATATTGAAGGCCGCGAATTTAACATATCATTATTAGAAACCAATAATGGTTTACAAATTCTTCCCATTGCCGAAATTATTTTTGAAGGTTATGAAGCGAATAAGGCTAAAATTGTTGATTATAAAGCCAAATGGGATGAACAATCTTTTGAATATGTTAACACAAAAAGGTGTTTCAATACTATAGCTCAAGATGCTCCTATTTTTTCCGTGCTTTCTGATATTTGTAAAAAATGTTGGTCCGTTTTCGGATTAAAGGGATATGCAAGGATAGATTTACGTTTAGACGAAAATAATCAACCTTTTGTCCTCGAAGTAAATACAAATCCTTGTCTTTCACCTGACGCTGGTTTTTCTGCTGCGTTAGAAGAATCTGGCATTCCTTTTTATAAAGCTATTTCTTTTATTATTTAAGGCTTAACCCAATATTGGGTTAATATTAAAGAATTAAATTGATTTTATTTATATAACAATAATTAAAAAAGGGTTAAAAAAATGAAGCTTAAAAGCTATTTAAAAATGTTTTATTCGGTTATATTTGTTTTTTTATTTATGTGTTTTATTAATATGAATTATGCTCAGGCGGATGCAGATTCATTCAAAGTTAAGAACAATAGCGGCAAAAAAATAAGCAAACTTTATATTTCACATGATGATAAAACATGGACTTTTGACATTGGAGACGGTATTGATAACGGTGAAACAATAACATTGCAATGGGCTGAATGGACTGATGAACTTCCTTGCAAACTCGAAATTATGTGTGATTTTGCAGATGAATCAGAGTCTGATGAAGTAGAATTTGACTTCTGCGAAAAAGGATTGACTCTCATTTTTGAGTAAAAGACAGCTACCCTAATTTTTTAGATTTGAATTGGATGTAAATCAATATCAAGGATTTACATCCAGTTGAATTTCTTGGTTGTTTTCATAATTTAATTCTACATAGAAAAATAATCAAATACTACATTGGGTTTTCTACCTTGTCCTATTTATGGGCGTACTCTGAATTTACTACTTTGACTAATTCCGAAGGGCATACAAATTCTACTTCTTTTTTCATTAAAGGCAGAGTTTCCTTTAAAACTTCATAGGTTAAATGATGTGGGTGGCCTATGGCTACAGCCTTTTTTTTCTTTTTTGCGGTTTGAATCAATTGATTTACTTGATTGCGTATAAAATTATAGGAAACTTCGTGGTCAAGAAATATGTCTCTTTTTGCAAATTTGATCTGCAAAAGACGTGCTGAAGCCTTACAAACAGTATTTTTTGTTGTTCGGCTATCGATAAAATAAAGATCTCTTTTTTTTAGGATTGAAAAAATTTGATAGATTTGATTAGAGACTGTGGTCATTTTTGATCCCATATGATTATTTACACCTTTTATAGATGGCACCGAATCAATATCTTTATTTAACTGTTCAAGTATTTCATCAGGAGACATGGATGTTAAAAGCGCATCTTTACCTGGATTAACCATTGGATATTCAATTGGTTCCATTGGCAAGTGCAGCATAACTTCATAACCTTGATTTGTTGCTAATAAAGCAATTTGTTTTCGTAAGGGACCATGGGGAAATATAGAAAAGGTAATTGCGATTTTTAAATCTATAAATTTTTGGGCTATTTCATAATCATAACCCATATCATCAATAATTATTGCAACTTTTGGCAAATGTTTATTTGTATTTATAACAGGTTTTCTACTTTTTAAAAGCTCCTTCTCGCTAAAAAATTCTGATATTTTTGAATTATTGTAATTTTGTTTAGCATTTTCGTTATTAAGGTTATTAGGCGGATTATTTTTTTTAGTAACAGGAAGAATAGTTGTTTTTGTAGTGTTAGAGTTTTCAATAGAATTTAAAGAATAGTGCTTAATTAAGAAAGCAAATATGCCCGTAAATAAAATAATAAAAGATATATAAACAAAATTTTTAACAGATGGTTTTATGCGTTTAATATTTTGTTTGAGATGTCGTTTGTTTAAAATTTTGGAGCCTGAAGAATTTTTTTTATTCATATTTTTATCATTTTCAGGTTGATATAGTTCTTAAAAGCTATTTTTATATATCAAATTGAGCCCTTACTTTATAGACATTTATAGCAGGAAGATTAAGTATAGATTCAATTCCTGTTTCTTCAGATATTTTTTTTAAATTTTCTGCTATTTCTTCTTCCGATTTTGCAATAAAAGTAAACCAAACATTGTACTCATGGTCTCGAAGATAATTATGCGTTACGCCTTCGTAACTATTTACTGTTTTGGAAAATTCTGAAATATTATTTACAGGTACTTTCGCCGCGCAAAGTGTGCTAACAAAACCTAATTTTTCAGGAACAAAATTAGCTCCAATTCTTCTTATGATACCTTTTTCTTTTAAGTTTTTTATTTTTTCAATTACAAGCTTTTCTGAAAGACCTAATTCTTTTGCAATGGAAAGATAAGGTCGTTCAGTAATAGGAAAAGCTGATTGTATTCGATTTAAAATTTTTTTGTCTATATCATCAAATTTAAACATAGTTAACTTATACTCCTAAAAAACAGAAAGCCCTGGAATTTTTTCCAGGGCTTTTATCTCTTAATCTAATTAGAAATAGTATATTATACACATCCTGTTGGTTTTGGAAGACCAGCCATCTTACATGCTCCTTTACCAGGACCTGATGGAAATAATTCGTAAATTTCTTTTAGTTTAAAACCTGTTAACTTTGAAAGAACACGAACCATTGGAGCAATACCATTCTTTTTATAGTAATCTTGTAAAATATTTACAACTTTCCAATGATCTGCTGTAAGTTCTTCAATTCCTTCCTGCTGTTTTACATATTGTACCCATTCAGGACTATATGTATCAAAGGACTCAATAAAACCATCTTCATCAACTACAAACTTTTTTCCTTGAAATTCTACTTCTGCCATTAAAAAAAGCCTCCTTTTAAAATTTAATATAAATATACCTTATGCACAAGGTGTTAAACAATGTATTAAAGAGGTCGTTTTAGCTTAACGATGTTCTCTTGTCAATATGAAATCTTAATTAAAATAAATTATATATATAAAAAAATTAATATTCTCTTGGCATTTTATTAAGCTGATCAAGCGTAAATACAGGCCCATCTTTACAAACAAATTCCTTTCCAATATTACATCTTCCACACATACCTATTCCACATTTCATACGATTTTCAAGAGACATTATTATATGATCATGAGCATATCCAAGTTTATCAAGAACGGGCTGAGTAAATTTAATCATTATAGGAGGACCGCATACAATAGCATAAGTGTCTTTATCTGCTGGAGGTGCTTTTTTTTCTGTAATAGTTGGCACAAACCCTACATTATATTTCCAATTAGGATCATTATTAGCAGAATCAACGGTTATGTGCATATTGATGTCGTCCCTTGCTTCCCATGCTTTTAATTCATCTGAATAAAGAAGCATACCAGGAGTCCTTGCCCCATAAATGACATTTATATCTTTAAATTTAGAACGATTGTCTGGGTGAAGCATATAAACAATTGATGATCGTAAAGTAGTAAATGCGAAACCTCCACCAATTATTACAATATTTTTTCCTTCAAGAATATCCCACGGATACCAGTTTCCAAGAGGCCCTCTTATTCCCATCACATCTCCAACATTCATTGCATGGAGATGGCTAGTAACAAGACCTGCTTTAAAAACAGTAAATTTAACAAATCCTTTTTCTGTAGGTGATGATGCAATTCCTATAGGTATTTCACCTTTTCCTGCAATAGATAATTCACCGAACTGGCCTGCTCTATAGGAAAATTTTTCTTCATCTTCAGGGTTTAGAAAAACGAATTTAAATGTTTTAAGACTTTTATCTTCAGTTTCAACTTTTATATCATCAATGCGAACTGGATACGGCAATAACGGATTTTTCACTGTTTACCCCCTTTCCTTCCAACTAAGCTGCAGGTTCATAGGAATTCATGATGTTACATATCTTGCGTATATCAATGTTTACAGGGCATAAACGAATACATCGCCCACATCCTACACATTGAATGCCATTATCATATTTATCAACATAATATTTCAGCTTATGCATAAACCTCTGCCTGAATCTTTGAACTTTTGTGCTTCTTGGGTTATGTCCAGAACCGTGCAAAGTAAATAATGGATACATACAACTATCCCATTGTTTGAAACGCACACCTGAATCCCCATAGTTTTCATCTTGAATATCAAAACACCAGCAA from the Desulfobacterales bacterium genome contains:
- a CDS encoding divergent polysaccharide deacetylase family protein, which produces MNKKNSSGSKILNKRHLKQNIKRIKPSVKNFVYISFIILFTGIFAFLIKHYSLNSIENSNTTKTTILPVTKKNNPPNNLNNENAKQNYNNSKISEFFSEKELLKSRKPVINTNKHLPKVAIIIDDMGYDYEIAQKFIDLKIAITFSIFPHGPLRKQIALLATNQGYEVMLHLPMEPIEYPMVNPGKDALLTSMSPDEILEQLNKDIDSVPSIKGVNNHMGSKMTTVSNQIYQIFSILKKRDLYFIDSRTTKNTVCKASARLLQIKFAKRDIFLDHEVSYNFIRNQVNQLIQTAKKKKKAVAIGHPHHLTYEVLKETLPLMKKEVEFVCPSELVKVVNSEYAHK
- a CDS encoding AsnC family transcriptional regulator, giving the protein MFKFDDIDKKILNRIQSAFPITERPYLSIAKELGLSEKLVIEKIKNLKEKGIIRRIGANFVPEKLGFVSTLCAAKVPVNNISEFSKTVNSYEGVTHNYLRDHEYNVWFTFIAKSEEEIAENLKKISEETGIESILNLPAINVYKVRAQFDI
- a CDS encoding TusE/DsrC/DsvC family sulfur relay protein → MAEVEFQGKKFVVDEDGFIESFDTYSPEWVQYVKQQEGIEELTADHWKVVNILQDYYKKNGIAPMVRVLSKLTGFKLKEIYELFPSGPGKGACKMAGLPKPTGCV
- a CDS encoding FAD/NAD(P)-binding protein, which encodes MKNPLLPYPVRIDDIKVETEDKSLKTFKFVFLNPEDEEKFSYRAGQFGELSIAGKGEIPIGIASSPTEKGFVKFTVFKAGLVTSHLHAMNVGDVMGIRGPLGNWYPWDILEGKNIVIIGGGFAFTTLRSSIVYMLHPDNRSKFKDINVIYGARTPGMLLYSDELKAWEARDDINMHITVDSANNDPNWKYNVGFVPTITEKKAPPADKDTYAIVCGPPIMIKFTQPVLDKLGYAHDHIIMSLENRMKCGIGMCGRCNIGKEFVCKDGPVFTLDQLNKMPREY